The Theileria orientalis strain Shintoku DNA, chromosome 3, complete genome genome window below encodes:
- a CDS encoding adenylyl-cyclase-associated protein, with translation MVPKTFELKGEVWNVCGYVDEVVDLSCVGRNQSSTLCECSNVKVTMPEKMISVSLISCKNVEVFVNSLISSMELTNCHNVKVRVKTTLPACSIDKSQQVSFWISRENASMIMFSSCKSGDMNVNINRNTSGNPDEDDWVEQPLPEQFEHSINENLKVVTKPSSLYP, from the exons ATGGTTCCAA AAACTTTTGAGCTTAAGGGTGAGGTTTGGAACGTCTGCGGCTACGTGGACGAGGTCGTGGACCTTTCCTGCGTCGGCAGGAACCAGAGCTCCACTCTCTGCGAGTGCTCCAACGTCAAGGTCACGATGCCCGAGAAGATGATCTCCGTGTCTCTGATTTCCTGCAAAAATGTCGAGGTTTTCGTGAACTCTCTGATTTCCAGCATGGAACTCACAAACTGCCACAACGTCAAGGTGCGCGTGAAGACCACGCTTCCTGCCTGCTCCATTGACAAGTCTCAGCAGGTGAGCTTCTGGATTTCCAGGGAGAACGCCTCCATGATCATGTTCAGCTCCTGCAAGTCCGGCGACATGAACGTCAACATAAACAGGAACACTAGTGGCAACCCTGACGAGGACGACTGGGTTGAGCAGCCTCTCCCTGAGCAATTTGAGCACAGCATCAACGAGAACTTGAAGGTCGTCACCAAGCCTTCTTCTTTGTACCCCTAA